A section of the Pseudomonas prosekii genome encodes:
- a CDS encoding (2Fe-2S)-binding protein — translation MITLKLNGQDHQLDVTEDMPLLWAIRDVAGYNGTKFGCGMGLCGACTIHIDGLPARSCITPIGSVVGQDVRTIDNLHADPVGQVVQQAWLDTAVAQCGFCQGGQIMSATALLKTNPNPSDEQIEEAMVGNICRCGTYNRIKTAIRQASTHLKEAKA, via the coding sequence ATGATTACCCTGAAACTCAATGGCCAAGACCATCAACTCGACGTCACCGAAGACATGCCGCTGCTCTGGGCGATTCGCGATGTCGCCGGTTACAACGGCACCAAGTTCGGCTGCGGCATGGGCCTGTGTGGCGCCTGCACCATCCACATTGACGGGCTGCCGGCGCGCAGCTGCATCACGCCGATTGGCTCGGTCGTCGGCCAGGACGTGCGCACCATCGATAACCTGCACGCCGACCCGGTCGGGCAAGTCGTTCAGCAAGCCTGGCTCGACACCGCCGTGGCCCAGTGCGGTTTCTGCCAGGGCGGGCAAATCATGTCCGCCACCGCACTGCTCAAGACCAACCCGAACCCCAGCGACGAGCAGATCGAAGAAGCGATGGTCGGCAACATCTGCCGTTGCGGCACTTACAACCGGATCAAGACTGCGATCCGCCAAGCCTCTACTCATCTGAAGGAGGCCAAGGCATGA
- a CDS encoding xanthine dehydrogenase family protein molybdopterin-binding subunit yields MSQLPKDFALSNLSNMSRRGFLKGVGATSALVVAASWGLPDAFAEEKDKKFGAEGMPNGWIDDPKVYVSIATDGTVTVVCNRSEMGQGVRTSLSMVVADELDADWARVKVQQAPGDEVRFGNQDTDGSRSMRHWYEPMRRCGAAARAMLEQAAADQWKVPVGECRAQLHKVVHQPSKRELGYGELAAAAGALAVPARDSLRLKQPSEFRYIGKEGVRAIDGDDIVNGRAVYGADVHFEGMLYATIARPPVYGGKVKTVDDSAALKVPGVIKVLQIEGRPLPSEFQPLGGVAVVASNTWAAIKGREALKIEWDDGPNASYDSIAYRKELEAASLKPGKVVRNTGDIDKALSGADTLEASYYLPHLAQAPMEPMVAIARFKDGVIEAWAPSQAPQVTRERIGERLGVPFDNVTFNVTLLGGGFGRKSKPDFVVEAAILAKEFPGKALRVQWTREDDIHCSYFHTVSAEYLKASLDKDGMPSGWLHRTVAPSITALFAPGMNHEAAFELGMGFTNMAYAIPNVRLENPEATVRTRVGWYRSVSNIPHGFAIQTFVDELAHKAGQDPLKYQIKLLGPDRKIDPRTLSEEWNYGESPERYPIDTARMRTVLETAAKAAGWGRQLPKGRGLGLAVHYSFVTYVAAVIEVEVKDDGTLIVHKADIAVDCGPQINPERIRSQFEGACVMGLGNAVLGEISFKDGKVQQDNFHMYEVARMSLAPKEVAIHLVTPPGEVPLGGVGEPGVPPIAPALCNAIFAATGKRIRDLPVRYQLQGWQKAEA; encoded by the coding sequence ATGAGCCAGCTGCCGAAAGATTTTGCCCTGAGCAACTTGAGTAATATGAGCCGGCGCGGCTTTCTCAAAGGCGTCGGTGCCACCAGTGCGCTGGTGGTCGCGGCGAGTTGGGGTTTGCCCGATGCTTTCGCTGAGGAAAAAGACAAGAAGTTCGGCGCCGAAGGCATGCCCAACGGCTGGATCGACGATCCGAAGGTCTACGTCAGCATCGCCACCGACGGCACGGTCACCGTGGTCTGCAACCGCTCGGAAATGGGCCAGGGCGTGCGCACCAGTCTGAGCATGGTTGTCGCCGATGAACTCGACGCCGATTGGGCGCGGGTCAAAGTGCAACAGGCGCCGGGCGACGAAGTGCGTTTCGGCAACCAGGACACCGACGGCTCGCGCAGCATGCGCCACTGGTACGAACCGATGCGTCGCTGCGGTGCCGCCGCGCGAGCCATGCTTGAACAAGCCGCCGCTGATCAGTGGAAAGTCCCGGTCGGCGAATGCCGCGCGCAATTACACAAAGTCGTGCACCAACCGAGCAAACGTGAACTCGGTTACGGCGAATTGGCCGCTGCCGCGGGTGCGCTGGCCGTACCGGCGCGCGACAGCCTGCGGCTCAAGCAGCCGTCAGAGTTTCGCTATATCGGCAAGGAAGGCGTGCGCGCCATCGACGGTGACGACATCGTCAATGGCCGCGCGGTGTACGGCGCCGATGTGCATTTCGAGGGCATGCTCTACGCGACAATCGCCCGCCCGCCGGTGTACGGCGGCAAGGTCAAAACGGTGGATGACAGCGCCGCGCTGAAAGTCCCCGGCGTGATAAAAGTCTTGCAGATCGAAGGTCGTCCGTTGCCATCGGAGTTTCAGCCGTTGGGCGGTGTGGCCGTGGTGGCGAGCAATACCTGGGCGGCGATCAAGGGCCGCGAGGCGCTGAAAATCGAGTGGGACGACGGCCCGAATGCCAGTTACGACTCGATTGCCTACCGCAAGGAACTGGAAGCCGCTTCGCTGAAACCCGGCAAAGTGGTGCGCAACACCGGCGACATCGACAAAGCCTTGAGCGGCGCCGACACGTTGGAAGCGTCTTACTATTTGCCGCATCTGGCGCAGGCACCGATGGAGCCGATGGTCGCCATCGCGCGCTTCAAGGACGGCGTGATCGAAGCCTGGGCGCCAAGCCAGGCACCGCAAGTCACCCGCGAGCGGATCGGCGAACGCCTCGGTGTGCCGTTCGATAACGTCACGTTCAATGTCACATTGCTCGGTGGTGGTTTCGGGCGTAAGTCGAAACCGGATTTCGTCGTCGAAGCGGCGATCCTTGCCAAGGAATTCCCCGGCAAAGCGCTGCGCGTGCAATGGACGCGTGAAGACGACATCCATTGTTCGTACTTCCACACCGTGTCGGCTGAATACCTGAAAGCCAGTCTGGACAAGGACGGCATGCCGTCGGGCTGGTTGCACCGCACCGTGGCGCCGAGCATCACCGCGCTGTTTGCGCCGGGCATGAACCACGAAGCAGCGTTCGAGTTGGGCATGGGTTTCACCAACATGGCGTACGCGATTCCCAATGTGCGCCTGGAAAACCCGGAAGCGACCGTGCGCACGCGGGTCGGCTGGTATCGCTCGGTGTCGAACATTCCTCACGGTTTCGCGATCCAGACCTTTGTTGACGAATTGGCCCACAAGGCCGGGCAGGATCCGCTGAAGTATCAGATCAAGTTGCTCGGCCCGGATCGCAAGATTGATCCGCGCACCTTGAGTGAAGAGTGGAATTACGGCGAATCTCCGGAGCGTTATCCAATCGATACCGCGCGCATGCGCACCGTTTTGGAAACTGCGGCCAAGGCTGCCGGTTGGGGTCGGCAATTGCCCAAGGGCCGAGGCCTGGGGCTGGCGGTGCATTACAGCTTCGTCACCTATGTGGCGGCGGTGATTGAAGTCGAGGTCAAGGACGATGGCACGTTGATCGTGCACAAGGCTGACATTGCGGTGGATTGCGGGCCGCAGATCAACCCCGAGCGCATCCGTTCGCAGTTCGAAGGCGCTTGCGTGATGGGCCTCGGCAACGCGGTGCTCGGCGAGATCAGCTTCAAGGACGGCAAGGTCCAGCAGGACAACTTCCACATGTACGAAGTGGCGCGCATGTCGCTGGCACCGAAGGAAGTCGCGATCCATCTGGTTACGCCACCGGGCGAGGTGCCATTGGGCGGCGTCGGCGAACCGGGTGTGCCGCCGATTGCCCCGGCATTGTGTAACGCGATTTTTGCCGCGACCGGCAAACGCATTCGCGACTTGCCGGTGCGTTATCAGTTGCAGGGCTGGCAGAAGGCTGAAGCCTGA
- a CDS encoding XdhC family protein, whose translation MDSVDLNVLRSVLEWRRAGQRVMLYSVVQTWGTAPRAPGAMLALREDGVVIGSVSGGCVEDDLIARLHDGRIPPDGPPVQLITYGVTREEAARFGLPCGGTLRLTEERVGDPAWVAELLARCEDHEIVARLLDISSGEVLLEPASKTDALSFDGNTLRAIYGPRWRLMLIGAGQLSRYVAEMARLLDFEVLICDPRTEFVYGWEEQHGRFVTGMPDEAVLNIQTDERTAIVALTHDPRLDDMALLTALDSRAFYVGALGSRVNSQKRRDNLAQLGLSAQAIERLHGPIGLHIGSHTPAEIALSLLAEIVAIKNGIELKQKKPLREDV comes from the coding sequence ATGGACAGCGTCGATCTGAACGTCCTGCGCAGCGTCCTCGAATGGCGCCGCGCCGGTCAGCGCGTGATGTTGTACAGCGTGGTCCAGACCTGGGGCACCGCGCCCCGGGCACCTGGCGCGATGCTGGCGTTGCGCGAGGACGGTGTGGTGATCGGCTCGGTGTCCGGCGGTTGCGTCGAGGACGACCTGATTGCGCGGTTGCACGACGGGCGGATTCCGCCTGACGGGCCGCCGGTGCAATTGATCACTTACGGCGTTACCCGCGAGGAGGCCGCGCGGTTCGGGTTGCCTTGCGGCGGCACGTTGCGCCTGACCGAGGAGCGCGTCGGCGATCCAGCATGGGTCGCCGAATTGCTGGCGCGTTGTGAAGACCATGAAATCGTCGCGCGTCTGCTGGATATCTCCAGCGGCGAAGTGCTGCTGGAGCCCGCGAGCAAGACCGACGCGCTGAGTTTCGACGGCAATACGTTGCGCGCGATCTACGGGCCACGCTGGCGTCTGATGCTGATCGGTGCGGGGCAGTTGTCGCGTTATGTCGCGGAAATGGCGCGGCTGCTGGATTTCGAAGTGCTGATCTGCGATCCACGCACGGAGTTCGTCTACGGCTGGGAAGAACAGCACGGCCGATTCGTCACGGGCATGCCCGATGAAGCGGTGCTGAACATTCAGACCGACGAGCGCACGGCCATTGTTGCGCTGACCCACGATCCACGCCTGGATGACATGGCGCTGCTGACTGCGCTTGATTCCAGGGCGTTTTACGTCGGTGCGCTGGGTTCGCGGGTCAACAGTCAGAAACGCCGCGACAACCTGGCTCAGCTAGGCTTGTCAGCACAGGCCATCGAGCGGCTGCACGGCCCGATCGGCCTGCACATCGGCAGCCACACTCCGGCTGAAATCGCTTTGTCGCTGCTGGCCGAAATTGTCGCGATCAAAAACGGCATCGAGCTGAAACAGAAGAAGCCGTTGCGGGAGGACGTATGA
- a CDS encoding nucleotidyltransferase family protein, with the protein MSEPVGVIVLAAGQGSRFRQVAGADKDKLLADCTGRDGAVRSVIEQVLVSLPASLHKRVLVTTEDRPQVIRMAQAYGFEIVLIESTGMGDSIAAGVAACAELDGWLIVLGDMPFILPSSVERVVAGMAEDCISVAVHEGDHGHPVGFGRRFGPELMKLSGDRGAKPLFAQARVVEVAVDDPGVLWDVDVPQRLVFQ; encoded by the coding sequence ATGAGTGAGCCGGTTGGCGTGATCGTGCTGGCGGCGGGGCAGGGCAGTCGGTTTCGCCAGGTTGCCGGTGCTGATAAAGACAAATTGCTGGCCGATTGCACCGGTCGCGATGGCGCTGTGCGTTCGGTGATCGAGCAGGTGCTGGTGAGTTTGCCGGCATCGCTGCACAAACGCGTGCTGGTGACCACCGAGGATCGCCCGCAAGTGATTCGCATGGCGCAGGCGTACGGCTTCGAAATTGTGCTGATCGAATCGACCGGCATGGGCGACAGCATCGCTGCCGGCGTGGCGGCGTGTGCCGAGCTTGATGGTTGGTTGATCGTGCTCGGGGATATGCCGTTTATCCTGCCTTCGAGTGTTGAGCGGGTGGTGGCGGGGATGGCCGAGGATTGCATCAGCGTTGCGGTGCATGAGGGCGACCATGGGCACCCGGTGGGATTTGGGCGGCGTTTCGGTCCTGAGTTGATGAAGTTGTCGGGTGACCGTGGGGCCAAGCCGTTGTTCGCGCAGGCGCGGGTGGTGGAAGTGGCGGTGGATGATCCCGGCGTGTTGTGGGATGTGGATGTGCCGCAGAGGTTGGTCTTCCAGTAG